A region of the Heptranchias perlo isolate sHepPer1 chromosome 25, sHepPer1.hap1, whole genome shotgun sequence genome:
gTGTCTTCCTCTACATCAAATGTTTTCTCTTAAaatatgcaatggtctctgccacaACTATTCCCTTTGGCAGagcaagaaatttctcctaagctCTCTCATAACTATCAGTGAGAATTTTACATTGATGACACCTCATCACTGACTCTTCAACTAGAGGAATTAGTTTTACCCTTTtcaccttatcaaaacccttcttaattttaaaagtCTCTATTAAATTAATGGCACAGTGTCACTTAGCAACGCCAAAGAGAACACTTTGATTGCTGTCTTGAGGTGTGGTGATACAGGATCAGCCACATGGCTCTGCCAATGTCCCACAAGAGACAAAACAATGTTTCTGATGTAAGCTCTCCTGGAAAATTCCTTCGTGCCAGTTTTAGGaacttttccttttccattgatgTCTCTTTGTTTTTGTGACCTCATCAATATTCAGCATCTTGCATTCACTTCAATGTACAGCACACAAAGCAAGTCCACATCACGACTTAAAAAAATATAGACCCATATGAAGTCTTAAAAATGTATCTTCTTTATAACAAAAGTTTTGTATAGCAACCTGAATGCCACACTCTTTACAGGTGTCAGTCGAATGGAATCAAGACTGCTCATGGCCAAAGCTTCACAAGAGCAGAGGGAGCTGAGTAGATAGGGAGGTCCTAAAAGCCCATCTCCAATATGCAACGAAGAGCAAACCATGAGCCCAGCAACACTTTTCAGAGCTCAGTCATGGAAAGTCCCTAGAGATACATTCACATTAATCAAAGCATGAGACTCAATTCATCAGCTATCCGATTAGTCAAATATCCATGCTTAATTATGTAGAGACCAGGAGGGGAGCCCTGGATCTAGAGATTAATGGAAAGGTCTAGTGTTCGGTCACAAAGCTGTGGAGGGTAAGGTCATCATCATCACTCTCACTGGTTTGTCCAACAGTGGTCATTTTGAAATCTCTTAACCTTTTTGGCTTCATTTTCTTCCTCAACTTTCTCTCTTCTTCAGGCAGCAGAGCAGAAATGCACATCAACTCAGTGCCGTTTGTCCGGTTGACTCTGTAGCCCTGTGTTTGGCTGGAGAGCTTGGTACACAGGACTATGGTACATATGACAAAGATGGTACAGACCCCTGCTAGAATAGCAATGGCTATGAGGCACTGAGTAACTAGGCCAATTTTCTTGGTTGTAGCCTGAGCAGTTGAAAGCCTATTGTAACTTCTGGTGGCTGCTTTGGTGATTTTGCTAACAAAGGAAATGGTTGGCTTCAAGGGGATTGATTCCTTTCTTTTCGTTATTGCTGTCGTACTTGGGACAGCAGTGGTCGCTGGACGGAAGCCTGTTGTGTGCTTCTTTGTAGAAGTCATTTTGCTGGTTGGAGGAGATTGGGTTTTCGCCTTTACATCTGGATGGACAAGAAGTCCGCCAATCTCTGAAGTATTGGTGACTGCAGTTGAGGCCGATGTGACTTCAGGCATGCCTGTTGCATTTCCAAGCTCGTCAGCCCATAGCTCGGATCCATTAGTGGAAGAAGAGGCCTGGCTGACAACGGTCTCCGCTTCAAAACCAGGAGATGTGACCAATTCGATCAAATCAGTACTGACttgttgagaagcactgaaatCTTGAGTAGTGTTAGACAGATACCCTGTTGCGGAATAGACTGAGGTTATTGCCGTTGGAGTGGCAGTTGTGGAAGCGGGTTGGACGGGGCTTCCAGTTTCATCAGTAAGGGATGTGCTTGTCAGACTGAGAGTTGAAAGAATTGCTGAACTCTCAGTGGTGCTTTCAGAGTCATCACTCGGGCTTTGGGTCACTCCAACAGAAATTGGTTCTGTTAAATCAGATATCTCCAGTGTTTCCGTTGAGCTCTGCCCCATCACTACCACACCAGCTACAACAGCAAGTAACACAGGAAGGCtgcaccacatcagctgcatgtCTGCAAGAAGCTGTTCCTAAAAAAGAAACAAATAGTTACAATCCCTTCACTACAGCAAAGTCAAATCTACAGCATTAGTACACACGCATTTTTAATAGCTTTGAACACAGGGTATTCACAAGAGGTAACTGGTGCTTTATTGTATGGGCAGTCATGGTATTTTCATCCATTAACGTGATAGGTAGCTGCCAGGATGCTTAAGCaggatattaaaaaatatttgttacAATGACACAGTCTGCATTGTTTTCAAAGATAGTAAGACTGTCTCACAGATTTgtcaattaaaaagaaaataagtAAAATGATTATTGTATTACAGAAATGTTTCTGAAAAGGAAAGCCCAAATAAACTTGTGAATTTGAATCCAAAGCCTTTTAAACACACTCATGGACCTTGTGTTCCAGATAACACGGAACTTGATTCATTTTCCCACTGTTAGACCTGCTTTCACTGTGACCACGTTTAAATACCTGATACAACAAAAAAGAAGAACTTAATACAAAGAGACCATTGGACTCAACACGTTAATTGCTTGTTTGAGAGAGAGGTCCTTAATGAACTTGTCTATTTTTGCTCCATATCTTCCATTAGTGCAACTAATCATTTTCTCTTACTGTCATTATAGTTTCTGCATTTCCCATCAATGCTGTGTATTACAAGActatggcggggtgggggggggaacagagtggGGTGCAGAGGATTGACTCCTTTCACTGGAAACTATGATATCCAATCTCTTGCCACCAGTTTCATGGAGATATTACACTGCATCAGGCATCAGACAGAAATAGCATGACGTTCTGTGTCCATCTGATGATTCATGTTGCTTAAAAGGTTCATCTCTTTacaaatttgtattttttttaaggcTCTGAATAAGAAATGAAGGTTATTTAAGACTGTGGCTAAGAAGAGCTTTGCCTCTTTCAAATATAAGAACAGtcagggatgagaaaaggccattcggcctatgaaGCACATCCATCCAACACTCTTACTCTCCCAGCACAGCATCTAAGTGTATTTTGAATGGCCTTAATGGCCTCTTGTCTCTAACCTCACCTCGCTAAATGTTCATCCTTTTTAATATGTGTTTTTAATGTACTTTTCACTAAATTAAATGTATGTCCCCTTGTTTGGTCTAGTTTAATGTAATACTCTGGGTGTACCTTATCTATACAATTTACCATTTATCAGTAAGGTCCCTATTTATCACCTGCTCACTAGACGGCAGAACTGGCGTTTCTCTTATTATTcctcagagattatcccctttaGACTCAGGATAATTCTTAAACGACCTAATTGAAAATGAACTTCAGTTGTAGGCAGTAGCATTTTTTGGTTTTTACTGGGACGTTATTGCAAGACTTCCTGTTTAGTCAACCCAAACCACAATAGAGACACACGACAGAGGGAGTATAGTGAGTGACATCTTCCACCACTCTTCAAACGCCTTCCCTTAAAGAACATCAACATTTGCTCTGGGGAGTTTTCCAGTAGCCTTAATTTTGTTTGATTTCACTTCAATTTATTTTTGAACATTTCTGGGTATTTTTTGTGACTTCCtctcaaaaacaacttgcatttatatggtgcctttaatgtggaaaattgccccaaagtgcttcacagcagtgTCAAGATAAAATAggacgccgagccaaagaaggagatattaggaggggtgaccgaaAGCTGGTCAACGAGGTGGGCTTtaagaaggtcttaaaggaggagagggtgatggaaAGTTGAGgggcttagggagagaattccagagtgtgcggcctaggtggctgaaggcatagctgtcAATGGTGGGCCAAAGTGGAtatgcacaagatgccagaatgAGAGGAAAGGAGAATTTGGGGTGGAGCGGGGGGGGATTTGTAGGGCTGGTGAGGTTACGGTGATAGggatgggtgaggccatgaaggaatttaaacatgaggacaattcaacctatcatggactctacctcccatttaatctcctgagggaacaaTCTGTGTAAATACTCATGATTCCCAAAGATAATCAAGCGACATTCATAATTCTTtgcaattgatttttaaaaagtacttgtgaGCAGCTTAGTGCCAGCACTGGATTGAAGAACCAAATCATATGGTGCGATCATATCCAAGGTATTTGTCTGGTGTACAATCACTGTGCTTATTGTGATTGTCTGTCCGGATGAATTAACATCAAGaaacatgtaaaaaaaaatatattttaaaagttaAGAGTCACTGTTTACCCTGAGTTTGCTTACTCCACTGTGCTATTTCCCTTTAAACAACTCCAGCCATTCAGCTGCCCTGAGGCAAAATCTTTGAGTATTCAGTCGTTTTTTTACCCATTTACTCAGGTAAGGAATTTTCTGTGGATGATTCTACTTTTAACACTTCAATCAGTTAGAAATGTTAGAAATGTTGTGCAAAAATGAAGGCACCTGACTGACTCACGTGGTTTTCCATTAGTCAATTATCATTGCCATTGATTATTTCTGGTCACACTCTGCGTTTCCGATTATTTAACAACTTATTATTTCCTCCTTTAGCCAAGAGCTTCTAGCCACATGTCTCTTTTGAGTTATCTTACTATCAGACATCTTCTGAAAGGCAAACTACTTTGTCAGCATCTCACACTACTCGTTTACACCCTCAAAAGGAttcctgtatgtttcttgttccacCATCTGCTTTCATGAACAGGAAGTGATTGCAAGGCTGTAATCCAATCTCAGTGCTCAGAGGGTGAGCATGAATGGCTAAAACTTTACAGTCCTGTCTGGACTCCTCAGTGACATTACAGCCTGTAATCAttttctacttccacctccttaacattgcccgtctccacacctgcctcacctcatctgctgctgaagctttcatccatgcctctgttacctcgagacttgactattccaatgctctcctggccggcctcccatcttccacccttcataagcttgagctcatccaaaactctgatgcctgtatcctaactcgcaccaagtcccattcacccatgatctttgtgctcgctgacctacatcggctcccggtcctggaacacctcaatttctcatccttgttttcaaatgcctccatggccttgcccctccctatctctgtaacctcctccagccctacaagcctccgagatctctgcactcctccaattttggcctcttgcgcatccctgattttaaccgctccaccaatggcagccgtgcctttagctgcctaggccctaagctctggaattccctccctaaacgtccccgcctctctctcctcctttaagacactccttaaaacctacctctttgaccaagcttttggtcacctgtcctaatatctccttatgtggctcggtgtcatattttgtttgataatcgcttctgagaagcgccttgggacattttactatgttaaaggcgctatataaatgcaagttgttgttgt
Encoded here:
- the LOC137342219 gene encoding P-selectin glycoprotein ligand 1-like, translated to MQLMWCSLPVLLAVVAGVVVMGQSSTETLEISDLTEPISVGVTQSPSDDSESTTESSAILSTLSLTSTSLTDETGSPVQPASTTATPTAITSVYSATGYLSNTTQDFSASQQVSTDLIELVTSPGFEAETVVSQASSSTNGSELWADELGNATGMPEVTSASTAVTNTSEIGGLLVHPDVKAKTQSPPTSKMTSTKKHTTGFRPATTAVPSTTAITKRKESIPLKPTISFVSKITKAATRSYNRLSTAQATTKKIGLVTQCLIAIAILAGVCTIFVICTIVLCTKLSSQTQGYRVNRTNGTELMCISALLPEEERKLRKKMKPKRLRDFKMTTVGQTSESDDDDLTLHSFVTEH